A single Vigna radiata var. radiata cultivar VC1973A chromosome 8, Vradiata_ver6, whole genome shotgun sequence DNA region contains:
- the LOC106771474 gene encoding uncharacterized protein LOC106771474 — MHLLYIFFLRLMLLHVCCHQPNFVTLHFLFPIKPLLLLISMLNKLSLQMSPQRSLEPWTTLAGKVVMVTGASSGLGRDFCLDLSRAGCRVVLAARRVDRLQSLCDEINRMPSPAELAEGDRSLRAVAVELDVAADGAVIDRHVQKAWDAFGHLDALINNAGVRGTVKSPLELSEEEWNHSFRTNLTGTWLVSKSVCKRMRDAQRKGSIINIASIAGLNRGQVPGGAAYSSSKAGVNMLTKAMALELGAHKIRVNSISPGLFRSEITEKLMEKDWLKRVAMKTVPLRSFGTSDPALTSLARYLIHDSSEYVSGNNFIVDAGVTLPGLPIFSSL; from the exons ATGCACCTTCTCTATATCTTCTTCCTAAGGTTAATGCTTCTTCATGTTTGTTGTCACCAACCCAACTTCGTCACTCTTCATTTCCTTTTCCCTATAAAACCCCTTCTTCTCTTAATCTCAATGCTCAACAAACTCTCTCTTCAAATGTCTCCCCAACGCTCCCTTGAACCCTGGACCACCCTTGCCGGAAAGGTCGTTATGGTCACCGGCGCTTCCTCCGGCCTCGGCCGTGACTTCTGTCTCGACCTCAGCCGTGCCGGCTGCCGTGTTGTCCTGGCCGCTCGTCGAGTCGACCGCCTCCAGTCCCTCTGCGATGAAATCAACAGGATGCCGTCGCCGGCGGAGCTCGCAGAAGGTGACCGGAGCCTCCGTGCCGTCGCCGTGGAACTTGACGTTGCCGCGGATGGCGCTGTCATCGATAGACACGTGCAGAAGGCGTGGGACGCCTTCGGCCACCTCGATGCGCTGATCAATAACGCCGGTGTCAGAG GAACTGTGAAGTCACCATTGGAATTGTCTGAGGAGGAATGGAACCATTCATTCAGAACGAACCTAACTGGGACGTGGTTAGTTTCAAAAAGCGTATGTAAACGCATGCGTGACGCTCAGAGGAAAGGATCAATCATCAACATTGCTTCAATTGCTGGTTTGAATCGTGGTCAAGTGCCTGGTGGAGCTGCATATTCATCTTCTAAAGCAGGTGTCAATATGCTGACAAAG GCGATGGCATTGGAATTGGGGGCACACAAAATCAGAGTGAATTCCATATCACCAGGACTTTTCAGATCCGAAATCACTgaaaaattaatggaaaaagaTTGGTTGAAAAGGGTGGCGATGAAAACAGTACCCTTGAGAAGTTTTGGTACTTCTGATCCAGCATTAACATCCTTAGCTCGTTATTTAATTCATGATTCTTCTGAATACGTATCTGGCAACAATTTTATCGTCGATGCTGGAGTCACCTTACCTGGCCTGCCTATTTTCTCCTCCCTATAA